In one window of Arctopsyche grandis isolate Sample6627 chromosome 6, ASM5162203v2, whole genome shotgun sequence DNA:
- the LOC143912552 gene encoding general transcription factor II-I repeat domain-containing protein 2-like produces the protein MKHITDFPESTNNDWLCDFAFTLDIITHLNTFNCILQGKNVYAHDSIKSLNAFNLKLQLFQRQILIKKLDHFPTLKSLNIVESKIKKYGDTIKALSDFRVIENSLAIIRDPFLANVDNIPSELQLEILDLQCDRDLKYLYRREEICKFYISLNSERFGKIKDCEKNVVLNNRTIVGTQGSH, from the exons atgaaacatataACTGATTTTCCAGAATCCACTAACAATGACTGGCTTTGTGATTTTGCTTTTACTTTGGACATCATAACACACCTGAACACTTTCAACTGCATTTTACagggtaaaaatgtatatgctcACGATTCGATAAAAAGCTTGaatgcatttaatttaaaactccaACTGTTTCAAcgtcaaatattaattaagaaacTGGATCACTTCCCAACactgaaatcattaaatattgttgaaagtaaaattaaaaaatacggaGACACCATCAAAGCTTTAAGTGACTTCCGAGTAATTGAAAACAGCCTAGCAATAATCCGAGATCCGTTTTTAGCAAATGTTGACAACATTCCGAGTGAACTACAACTGGAAATTTTAGATTTACAGTGCGATAGAGATCTGAAATATTTATACCGCCGTGAAGAAAtctgcaaattttatatttccctGAATTCTGAAAGATTCGGAAAAATTAAAGACTGCGAGAAAAATGTTG TTTTGAACAACAGAACTATTGTAGGCACACAAGGTTCTCACTAA
- the LOC143913078 gene encoding uncharacterized protein LOC143913078 isoform X2 yields MLTTGTFVGFIIIMIGMAAGYVLQTPINRRIDIFFSLIGCTLFVASGALIIEAYQHSSKGEYRDKQLGKASMAIINGAVFLVDAILTFRGE; encoded by the exons ATGCTGACAACGGGAACGTTTGTTGGGTTCATCATCATCATGATTGGAATGGCTGCCG GATACGTATTGCAAACGCCAATCAACAGACGCATTGACATCTTCTTTTCTCTGATCGGTTGCACTCTGTTCGTTGCATCGGGTGCATTGATCATCGAAGCTTATCAACACTCATCAAAGGGCGAATATAGAGACAAGCAACTCGGAAAAGCTTCAATGGCTATAATCAACGGTGCAGTTTTCCTCGTCGATGCCATCTTAACGTTCCGGGGAGAATAA
- the LOC143913078 gene encoding uncharacterized protein LOC143913078 isoform X1, producing the protein MAISRLSIIKFLELALTCICIGIHYNSFECGDIHRAMLTTGTFVGFIIIMIGMAAGYVLQTPINRRIDIFFSLIGCTLFVASGALIIEAYQHSSKGEYRDKQLGKASMAIINGAVFLVDAILTFRGE; encoded by the exons ATGGCTATCAGCAGATTATCTATCATCAAATTTTTGGAGCTG GCGTTGACATGCATTTGCATCGGTATCCACTACAACAGTTTCGAATGCGGAGACATTCACCGAGCCATGCTGACAACGGGAACGTTTGTTGGGTTCATCATCATCATGATTGGAATGGCTGCCG GATACGTATTGCAAACGCCAATCAACAGACGCATTGACATCTTCTTTTCTCTGATCGGTTGCACTCTGTTCGTTGCATCGGGTGCATTGATCATCGAAGCTTATCAACACTCATCAAAGGGCGAATATAGAGACAAGCAACTCGGAAAAGCTTCAATGGCTATAATCAACGGTGCAGTTTTCCTCGTCGATGCCATCTTAACGTTCCGGGGAGAATAA
- the LOC143913075 gene encoding developmentally-regulated GTP-binding protein 2, protein MGILEKISEIEKEIARTQKNKATEYHLGLLKAKLAKYRSQLLEPSKKSEKGDGFDVLKSGDARVALIGFPSVGKSTLLSTLTHTESEAASYEFTTLTCIPGVIEYKGANIQLLDLPGIIEGASQGKGRGRQVIAVARTADLVLMMLDATKPYVHRQLLERELESVGIRLNKKKPNIYFKVKKGGGLSFNSTCPLTKIDEKMVQMILHEYKIFNAEVLFREDCTADELIDVISANRVYLPCMYVYNKIDQISIEEVDRIARQENSVVVSCNMKLNLDFLLETLWEYLSLIRVYTKKPGQPPDFDDGLILRKGVSVEHVCHSIHRTLASAFKYALVWGTSTKYSPQRVGTGHVMQDEDVIQVIKK, encoded by the exons ATGGGGATTCTCGAGAAAATTTCGGAAATCGAAAAAGAAATCGCACGAACGCAGAAAAATAAAG CTACTGAGTATCATTTGGGATTGTTGAAAGCCAAGCTTGCTAAATATCGATCCCAATTATTAGAACCATCAAAGAAGAGCGAAAAGGGTGATGGATTTGATGTACTAAAATCCGGAGATGCCAGAGTTGCATTGATAGGATTCCCTTCTGTCGGAAAG TCTACACTTCTATCGACTCTGACCCACACCGAATCAGAAGCGGCAAGCTACGAATTCACCACATTAACATGTATACCCGGTGTGATAGAATACAAAGGTGCGAATATTCAACTGCTCGATCTGCCCGGTATCATCGAAGGTGCCTCTCAAGGAAAGGGCAGAGGAAGACAG GTTATAGCCGTAGCTCGCACGGCTGATTTAGTATTGATGATGTTGGACGCTACGAAGCCTTACGTTCACCGACAACTGCTAGAGAGGGAACTTGAAAGTGTTGGAATTAGATTAAACAAAAAGAaaccaaatatttatttcaaa GTGAAAAAGGGTGGAGGATTGTCATTCAACTCTACATGTCCTCTAACTAAAATCGatgaaaaaatggttcaaatgaTACTCCACgagtataaaattttcaatgctgag GTTTTGTTCAGAGAAGACTGCACAGCTGACGAATTGATAGACGTAATATCGGCCAATCGGGTCTACCTGCCTTGCATGTACGTATATAACAAAATCGATCAGATATCCATCGAAGAAGTAGACAGAATCGCCAGGCAAGAAAACAGCGTCGTCGTAAG TTGTAACATGAAGCTAAATCTAGACTTCCTGCTAGAAACGCTCTGGGAGTATTTATCGCTCATCCGAGTGTACACGAAGAAACCAGGTCAACCACCAGATTTCGACGATGGATTGATTTTGAGAAAG GGTGTGTCTGTGGAACACGTGTGCCATTCCATCCACAGAACGTTAGCTTCGGCCTTCAAGTATGCCCTCGTCTGGGGCACGTCAACGAAATACTCACCGCAACGAGTCGGCACCGGTCACGTCATGCAAGACGAGGACGTCATTCAAGTCATCaagaaataa
- the EMC3 gene encoding ER membrane protein complex subunit 3, protein MMAELLLDANIRGWVFLPIVTITFLVGILRHYISIILSSQKKVEILQLQDSQVMIRSRLLRENGKYLPKQSFLMRRHWFNNEETGYFKVQKRNATSQNPMTDPSFMTDMLKGNVTNVLPMIVIGGWINWMFSGFLTTKVPFPLTLRFKPMLQRGVELSYLDAAWVSSASWYFLNVFGLRSIYTLVLGENNAADQSKHMQEQMSGAAMAMPPDPKAAFKAEWEALEIADHQWALAWTEGELPPTLKSGHNFADESMQFPLTAG, encoded by the exons ATGATGGCCGAGCTGCTGCTGGATGCTAACATCCGCGGCTGGGTGTTTTTGCCCATTGTCACCATCACTTTCCTGGTGGGCATCCTCAGACACTACATCTCCATCATATTATCCTCGCAAAAGAAGGTCGAGATATTGCAACTTCAGGATAG TCAGGTGATGATAAGATCTCGCCTGTTGAGAGAAAATGGAAAATACCTACCAAAGCAATCTTTTCTTATGAGAAGACACTGGTTCAACAATGAAGAAACTGGATACTTCAAAGTCCAAAAGAGAAACGCCACTTCTCAA aatccaATGACTGATCCTAGCTTCATGACTGACATGTTAAAAGGCAATGTTACAAATGTACTACCTATGATCGTTATCGGTGGTTGGATCAATTGGATGTTCAGCGGATTTTTAACAA CTAAAGTGCCGTTCCCTCTGACTCTTCGTTTCAAGCCGATGTTGCAAAGAGGTGTAGAATTGTCTTACTTGGACGCCGCTTGGGTATCATCAGCGTCTTGGTACTTTTTGAACGTGTTCGGACTCCGCAGTATATACACACTGGTGCTCGGAGAAAATAACG CGGCTGATCAATCCAAACACATGCAAGAGCAAATGTCCGGAGCCGCCATGGCGATGCCTCCAGATCCAAAAGCCGCATTCAAGGCCGAGTGGGAAGCTTTAGAGATCGCCGATCATCAGTGGGCACTCGCATGGACCGAAGGCGAACTTCCACCGACTCTAAAATCCGGTCACAACTTCGCCGACGAGTCCATGCAGTTTCCTCTAACAGCCGGATAG